A genomic window from Ideonella sp. WA131b includes:
- a CDS encoding HNH endonuclease — translation MEVLQLDVSGRPQAWISAREAAVLYASNAVAWTLGDTFQVLRGGTQRSTGLQSRIELHPIVAVRGAVPSRAWRTTPAITNPKLFARDRQVCAYCGGRFHVDELTREHIVPVSRGGEDTWMNCITACRTCNGHKGNRLPEEARMTLLYLPYVPSLHEDMILRGRRIVVDQMEFLLASVPRSSRLHG, via the coding sequence ATGGAAGTGCTGCAGCTGGACGTTTCGGGCCGGCCCCAGGCGTGGATCAGCGCCCGCGAGGCTGCGGTGCTGTACGCCAGCAACGCCGTCGCCTGGACGCTGGGCGACACCTTCCAGGTGCTGCGCGGCGGCACGCAGCGCAGCACCGGGCTGCAAAGCCGCATCGAGTTGCACCCGATCGTGGCCGTGCGCGGCGCCGTGCCCAGCCGGGCCTGGCGCACCACACCGGCGATCACCAACCCCAAGCTCTTTGCACGCGACCGCCAGGTCTGCGCCTATTGCGGCGGGCGTTTCCACGTCGACGAACTCACGCGCGAGCACATCGTGCCGGTGTCGCGCGGTGGCGAAGACACCTGGATGAACTGCATCACCGCCTGCCGCACCTGCAACGGCCACAAGGGCAACCGCCTGCCCGAAGAAGCCCGCATGACGCTGCTGTACCTGCCCTACGTGCCCAGCCTGCACGAGGACATGATCCTGCGCGGCCGGCGCATCGTGGTCGACCAGATGGAGTTCCTGCTGGCCAGCGTGCCGCGGAGCTCACGGCTGCACGGCTGA
- a CDS encoding site-specific DNA-methyltransferase yields MTHNFYRYPARFSPKLVRAAIDAFTEPGDLVLDPFVGGGTTLVEAMVSGRHAIGTDISSLATFVSEVKTTIYCEDDLAKLQRWCEGIGDGINIWEPVEIDAHYEEAGYTKHLDSAANWRLKKAIEQVLNTARKLKPKRLEDFARCVLLRTSQWALNGRKKLPSIDDFRAMLVTDATAMIEGARELRQTILDAGLGSSDIRCLNRTTKGLESDATFADGRRPRLVVTSPPYPGVHVLYHRWQVDGRKETPAPFWIANRLDGDGAAYYTMGARTKELNSYFANLRASLQSVAALCDGDTVVVQVVAFAQPEWQLPRYLSVADDVGLDECLLPNGTYTPDGRLWRTVPNRRWYADQRGTTNGSQEVVLFHRRRA; encoded by the coding sequence TTGACGCACAACTTCTACAGGTATCCGGCGCGCTTCTCCCCCAAGCTGGTCCGTGCCGCGATCGACGCTTTCACTGAGCCGGGTGATCTCGTGCTCGATCCGTTCGTCGGCGGAGGCACCACGCTCGTCGAAGCGATGGTTAGCGGCCGCCACGCGATCGGCACCGACATCAGTTCGCTCGCCACGTTCGTTAGCGAAGTGAAGACGACGATCTACTGCGAGGACGACCTGGCCAAGCTGCAGCGCTGGTGCGAGGGCATTGGTGACGGCATCAACATCTGGGAGCCGGTGGAGATCGACGCGCACTACGAGGAAGCGGGCTACACCAAGCACCTCGACAGCGCGGCGAACTGGCGGCTGAAGAAGGCGATCGAGCAGGTCTTGAACACGGCGCGAAAGCTAAAGCCGAAGCGCCTGGAGGACTTCGCGCGCTGCGTGCTGCTGCGCACCTCGCAATGGGCCTTGAACGGCCGCAAGAAGCTGCCCAGCATCGACGACTTCCGCGCCATGCTGGTGACCGACGCCACCGCGATGATCGAAGGTGCGCGCGAGCTGCGGCAGACGATCCTGGACGCCGGGCTCGGATCGTCGGACATCAGGTGCCTGAACCGCACGACGAAGGGCCTGGAGAGCGACGCCACATTCGCCGACGGCCGCCGGCCCCGCCTGGTGGTCACGTCGCCGCCTTACCCCGGCGTGCACGTGCTGTATCACCGCTGGCAGGTTGACGGCCGCAAGGAGACGCCCGCGCCGTTCTGGATCGCGAACAGGCTCGACGGCGACGGCGCGGCCTACTACACCATGGGCGCGCGCACAAAGGAGCTGAACAGCTACTTCGCCAATCTCAGGGCTTCGCTGCAATCAGTTGCAGCGCTGTGCGACGGCGACACCGTAGTCGTGCAGGTCGTGGCCTTCGCTCAGCCGGAATGGCAGCTGCCACGCTACCTCTCCGTCGCCGACGATGTCGGGCTGGACGAATGCCTGTTGCCGAACGGCACCTACACCCCGGATGGCCGCCTGTGGCGCACCGTGCCGAACCGGCGCTGGTACGCCGATCAGCGCGGCACGACGAACGGCAGCCAGGAAGTGGTGCTGTTCCACCGTCGGCGTGCGTGA
- a CDS encoding ribbon-helix-helix protein, CopG family, translating to MATKRKAKVKVTERMKRMSVGFPPELFTTLEQIADQQKVSVGWIIRDAAEKYVSDRWPLLAHKG from the coding sequence ATGGCCACGAAGCGCAAGGCAAAGGTCAAAGTCACGGAGCGCATGAAGCGTATGTCGGTCGGCTTTCCACCAGAGCTCTTCACAACCCTGGAACAAATCGCAGACCAGCAGAAGGTGTCCGTGGGATGGATCATCCGCGACGCTGCAGAGAAGTACGTCAGCGACCGTTGGCCGTTGTTGGCACACAAGGGGTAG
- a CDS encoding IS3 family transposase (programmed frameshift), whose amino-acid sequence MSKQEGKRRRARYTLEFKLEAVRLVKGGQDAAVTARVLDIPKATLGNWIRAAEKGELQGAGDRPVSAEQMELARLRAELARVKMERDNLKKSDGVLREGVTVKYAWIDKLKTVWPVTLMCQVLGVSVSGFFEHRQRSSKAAPPEPGPRRVSNEALVAHIRAIHAEFKGEYGWPRVWKELLARGVRVGKDRVQRLMKMHNIRARGKRKFVVTTDSKHSLPVAENLLARDFTPEAPDRVWSSDITYIATDEGWLYLAAVIDLFSRQVVGWSMQPHMQTSLVTDALRMAWFRRHPEPGLIFHSDRGSQYCSHDFQAALKGYGMRSSMSRKGNCWDNAPTESLWGSLKVGRLYGKRFATHREAMDEVIDWLTFYNHRRLHSTLGYISPMKFEANWRAGQVKKAA is encoded by the exons ATGAGCAAGCAAGAAGGCAAGCGCCGCAGGGCGAGGTACACGTTGGAGTTCAAGCTGGAGGCGGTCAGGCTGGTCAAGGGCGGGCAGGACGCGGCCGTGACGGCACGGGTTCTGGACATCCCGAAGGCCACGCTGGGCAACTGGATCAGGGCGGCCGAGAAGGGTGAACTGCAAGGCGCTGGGGACAGGCCGGTCAGTGCCGAGCAGATGGAGTTGGCGCGGCTGCGGGCGGAGCTGGCGCGGGTCAAGATGGAGCGCGACA ATCTTAAAAAAAGCGACGGCGTACTTCGCGAAGGAGTCACTGTGAAGTACGCCTGGATCGACAAGCTCAAGACGGTGTGGCCCGTCACGCTGATGTGCCAGGTGCTGGGGGTGAGCGTCAGCGGTTTCTTCGAGCACCGCCAGCGCAGCAGCAAGGCAGCACCGCCGGAGCCCGGCCCCAGGCGTGTAAGCAACGAGGCCCTGGTAGCGCACATCCGCGCGATCCACGCCGAATTCAAGGGCGAGTACGGCTGGCCCCGGGTGTGGAAGGAACTCCTGGCCAGGGGCGTGCGGGTAGGCAAAGACCGGGTGCAGCGGCTGATGAAGATGCACAACATCCGGGCGCGCGGCAAGAGGAAGTTCGTCGTCACCACAGACAGCAAGCACAGCCTGCCGGTGGCCGAGAACCTGCTGGCCAGGGACTTCACGCCCGAAGCACCAGACCGCGTCTGGAGCAGCGACATCACCTACATCGCCACCGATGAGGGCTGGCTGTACCTGGCGGCGGTGATCGACCTGTTCAGCCGCCAGGTGGTGGGCTGGAGCATGCAGCCGCACATGCAGACCAGCCTGGTGACGGATGCGCTGCGCATGGCGTGGTTCAGGCGACACCCAGAACCCGGACTGATCTTCCACAGCGACCGTGGCAGCCAGTACTGCAGCCATGACTTCCAGGCCGCTCTGAAGGGCTATGGGATGCGAAGCTCAATGAGCCGCAAGGGCAACTGCTGGGACAATGCGCCCACGGAAAGCCTGTGGGGCAGCCTGAAGGTCGGGCGGCTGTACGGTAAGCGGTTTGCCACCCACCGCGAGGCGATGGACGAGGTGATCGACTGGTTGACGTTCTACAACCACCGGCGGCTGCACTCCACACTGGGCTACATCAGCCCCATGAAGTTCGAAGCCAACTGGCGCGCGGGCCAGGTCAAGAAAGCCGCGTAA
- the hrcA gene encoding heat-inducible transcriptional repressor HrcA, giving the protein MLDDRARTLLKLLVERYIADGTPVGSRTLSRTSGLDLSPATIRNVMADLEDLGLIASPHTSAGRVPTARGYRLFVDTMLTAQPLTLADLSQLPPEAAAELAAVREQLHPDQPQRVIAQAASLLSQLSSFVGVVMAPRKESVFRHIEFLRLGERRVLVILVSPDGDVQNRVLFTARDYAQAELVEATNVLNAHYAGLAIEEMRARLKTEVDALRAEIALLMQAAVQAGSEAMAETSDQVVVSGERNLLGVQDIGSDLGSLRRLFDVFEKKTELMRLLDVSSRAEGVRIFIGGESQVVPFEELSVVTAPYEVDGRIVGTLGVIGPTRMAYGRMIRLVDITARLVGHTLSNKA; this is encoded by the coding sequence ATGCTGGACGACCGCGCGCGCACGCTTCTGAAACTGCTGGTCGAGCGCTACATCGCCGACGGCACGCCGGTGGGCTCGCGCACGCTGTCGCGCACCTCCGGGCTCGATCTCTCGCCGGCCACCATCCGCAACGTCATGGCCGACCTGGAAGACCTGGGCCTCATCGCCAGCCCGCACACCAGCGCCGGGCGCGTGCCCACGGCGCGCGGTTACCGCCTCTTCGTCGACACCATGCTGACGGCGCAGCCGCTGACGCTGGCCGACCTGTCGCAGTTGCCCCCCGAGGCCGCCGCCGAGCTTGCCGCCGTGCGCGAGCAGCTGCACCCCGATCAGCCGCAACGCGTGATCGCGCAGGCGGCGTCACTGCTGTCGCAGCTGTCCAGCTTTGTCGGCGTGGTGATGGCGCCGCGCAAGGAAAGCGTGTTCCGCCACATCGAGTTTCTGCGCTTGGGCGAACGCCGCGTGCTGGTCATCCTGGTGTCGCCAGACGGCGACGTGCAGAACCGCGTGCTGTTCACCGCACGCGACTACGCCCAGGCCGAGCTGGTGGAGGCCACCAATGTCCTGAACGCGCACTATGCCGGCCTGGCCATCGAGGAGATGCGTGCGCGGCTGAAGACCGAGGTCGACGCGCTGCGCGCCGAGATCGCCCTGCTGATGCAGGCGGCGGTGCAGGCCGGCAGCGAGGCCATGGCCGAGACCAGCGACCAGGTCGTGGTCAGCGGCGAGCGCAACCTGCTGGGCGTGCAGGACATCGGCTCCGATCTCGGCAGCCTGCGCCGGCTGTTCGACGTCTTCGAGAAGAAGACCGAGCTCATGCGGCTGCTCGACGTGAGCAGCCGCGCCGAGGGGGTGCGCATCTTCATCGGCGGCGAGAGCCAGGTGGTGCCCTTCGAGGAGCTGAGCGTGGTGACGGCGCCCTACGAGGTCGACGGCCGCATCGTCGGCACCCTCGGCGTCATCGGCCCCACGCGCATGGCCTACGGCCGCATGATCCGGCTCGTCGACATCACGGCGCGGCTGGTGGGGCACACGCTGTCGAACAAGGCTTGA
- a CDS encoding NAD kinase has product MASAFRHAVIVGKYQARGIRPVLEEIAHFLVGCGLEVSFDRETAEATGVHDFDGLTHAEMGQRCDLAIVVGGDGTMLGIARELAPHGVPLVGINQGRLGFITDVAIGQYREALAPIVQGHYEQESRSMLEGDVWRDGLKTFEGLSLNDVVVSRGATASMVELRVDVDDDFVANLRADGLIVATPTGSTAYALSAGGPILHPAIGGWVVVPIASHTLSNRPIVLPDAGEVRIGIVAGRDLSANFDMHHIASLIPGDQVRVRRSAHQVRFLHPRGWSYYATLRKKLRWYEGVV; this is encoded by the coding sequence ATGGCCAGCGCCTTTCGTCATGCGGTGATCGTGGGCAAGTACCAGGCCCGGGGGATCCGGCCGGTGCTGGAGGAGATCGCGCACTTTCTGGTGGGATGCGGGCTGGAGGTGAGCTTCGACCGCGAAACGGCCGAGGCCACCGGCGTGCACGATTTCGACGGCCTCACGCATGCCGAGATGGGCCAGCGCTGCGATCTCGCCATCGTGGTGGGTGGGGACGGCACCATGCTCGGCATCGCGCGCGAGCTCGCACCCCACGGCGTGCCGCTGGTGGGCATCAACCAGGGCCGGCTGGGATTCATCACCGACGTCGCCATCGGCCAGTACCGCGAGGCGCTGGCGCCCATCGTGCAGGGCCACTACGAGCAGGAGAGCCGCTCGATGCTGGAGGGCGATGTCTGGCGCGACGGGCTGAAGACCTTCGAGGGCCTGTCGCTCAACGACGTGGTGGTCAGCCGCGGCGCCACGGCCAGCATGGTGGAGCTGCGCGTCGACGTCGACGACGACTTCGTCGCCAACCTGCGTGCCGACGGCCTGATCGTGGCCACGCCCACCGGCAGCACAGCCTACGCCCTGAGTGCCGGCGGGCCCATCCTGCACCCGGCCATCGGCGGCTGGGTGGTGGTGCCGATCGCGTCGCACACGCTGTCCAACCGCCCGATCGTGCTGCCCGATGCGGGCGAGGTGCGCATCGGCATCGTCGCCGGGCGCGATCTCTCGGCCAACTTCGACATGCACCACATCGCCAGCCTGATCCCCGGCGATCAGGTGCGCGTGCGGCGCTCGGCGCACCAGGTGCGTTTCCTGCACCCACGCGGCTGGAGCTACTACGCCACGCTGCGCAAGAAGCTGCGCTGGTACGAAGGCGTCGTCTAG
- the recN gene encoding DNA repair protein RecN, which translates to MLRRLSLRDVAIVAALEVDLAQGFTVLTGETGAGKSILIDALQLALGNRADATLVREGAARAEVCAEFDTPPALRGWLEEAGFRNADEGDDTLLLKRSIDAQGRSRAWINGSAATLAQLREVAESLVDIHGQHAWQSLTRPAAVRALLDEQAGADTRELLLRWQAWRQAAQALADARQAQGTQERERERLAWQIGELGKLAPSEGEWALLNAEHQRLAHGQALLDGARAALDAVSEADDSADAQTARAIDALDEVVRFDAELAPVLEVLRSAQAQLEDAARTLAGYLGRKEPDPQRLAELDERLGAWVSLARRYRRQPAELPALLAGWQAELAALDAAADLEALDRAAATAEQAWRSEAGRIGRLRRRAAPALSQTVTQAMQPLGMAGGRFEVAVELAPEPQSQGLDAIEFRVAGHAGSTPRALAKVASGGELSRLALAIAATTAQGDGAALPTLIFDEIDSGVGGTVGDAVGRLMRQLGTRTQVLAVTHLAQVAACADHHFVVAKRRQGDATLSDIHAVDGESRVAEIARMLGGETLSAMAHAQTLLRAPCSPRAPER; encoded by the coding sequence ATGCTGCGCCGGCTGTCGCTGCGCGATGTGGCGATCGTCGCCGCGCTTGAGGTCGACCTCGCACAAGGCTTCACCGTGCTCACGGGCGAGACGGGCGCAGGCAAGTCCATCCTGATCGACGCGCTGCAACTGGCCCTGGGCAACCGCGCCGACGCCACGCTGGTGCGCGAGGGGGCCGCCCGCGCCGAGGTGTGCGCCGAGTTCGATACGCCGCCCGCGCTGCGCGGCTGGCTCGAGGAGGCCGGCTTCCGGAACGCGGACGAAGGCGACGACACGCTGCTGCTCAAGCGCAGCATCGACGCCCAGGGCCGCAGCCGCGCCTGGATCAACGGCAGCGCCGCCACGCTGGCGCAGCTGCGCGAGGTGGCCGAGTCGCTGGTGGACATCCACGGCCAGCACGCCTGGCAGAGCCTCACGCGGCCAGCCGCGGTGCGCGCGCTGCTGGACGAGCAGGCCGGCGCCGACACGCGCGAGCTGCTCCTGCGCTGGCAGGCCTGGCGGCAGGCCGCACAGGCGCTGGCCGACGCCCGCCAGGCCCAGGGCACGCAGGAGCGCGAGCGCGAGAGGCTGGCCTGGCAGATCGGCGAGCTGGGCAAGCTGGCACCGTCCGAGGGCGAGTGGGCGTTGCTGAACGCCGAGCACCAGCGCCTGGCGCACGGGCAGGCGCTGCTCGATGGCGCACGCGCGGCGCTGGATGCGGTTTCCGAGGCCGACGACAGTGCCGATGCGCAGACGGCCCGTGCCATCGACGCGCTCGATGAGGTGGTGCGCTTCGATGCCGAGCTGGCGCCGGTGCTCGAGGTGCTGCGCAGCGCGCAGGCCCAGCTGGAAGACGCCGCGCGCACGCTGGCCGGTTACCTGGGCCGCAAGGAGCCCGACCCGCAGCGCCTGGCCGAGCTCGACGAGCGGCTGGGGGCATGGGTGTCGCTGGCGCGCCGCTACCGCCGCCAGCCGGCCGAACTGCCGGCGCTGCTGGCGGGCTGGCAGGCCGAGCTGGCGGCGCTGGACGCCGCCGCCGATCTGGAGGCGCTCGATCGAGCCGCCGCCACGGCCGAGCAAGCCTGGCGGTCGGAGGCCGGGCGCATTGGGCGCTTGCGGCGCCGGGCCGCACCGGCCCTGTCGCAGACCGTCACGCAAGCCATGCAGCCGCTCGGCATGGCCGGTGGCCGCTTCGAGGTGGCGGTGGAACTGGCCCCTGAGCCGCAGTCGCAAGGCCTGGATGCGATCGAGTTCCGTGTGGCGGGCCACGCCGGGAGCACGCCGCGAGCGCTGGCCAAGGTGGCCTCGGGGGGCGAGCTCTCGCGGCTGGCCCTGGCGATTGCGGCGACTACCGCGCAGGGTGACGGCGCCGCCCTGCCCACCTTGATCTTCGACGAAATCGACAGCGGCGTCGGCGGCACCGTGGGCGATGCCGTGGGGCGCCTGATGAGGCAGCTCGGCACGCGCACCCAGGTGCTGGCCGTGACGCACCTGGCCCAGGTGGCGGCCTGTGCCGACCACCACTTCGTCGTTGCCAAGCGGCGGCAGGGCGACGCCACGCTGTCGGACATCCACGCCGTCGACGGGGAATCGCGCGTGGCCGAGATCGCCCGCATGCTCGGCGGCGAGACACTCTCGGCCATGGCCCATGCCCAGACCCTGCTGCGCGCCCCGTGCAGCCCCCGCGCGCCCGAGCGATGA
- the rapZ gene encoding RNase adapter RapZ has product MSEDSSFGPADDLAQRDELLLITGISGSGKSVALHALEDAGYFCVDNLPPELLRDFVHLEREHSTRSVAVSVDVRTTSSLPALVPLIDRLREEGIRVRPIFLDASTEALVRRYSESRRPHPLTAPHEADNARALIEAIELERQLLTDLRDICTVIDTSQLRPALLRKWVRQLVGAGESALTLVFESFAFKHGVPLDADFVFDVRVLPNPHYVRELRPMSGRDAPVAQWLAQHREVGAMVAQIQQFIANWLPSFEDDQRSYLTVAIGCTGGQHRSVYAVETLARHFCGRTSTLVRHRELDGRG; this is encoded by the coding sequence ATGAGCGAAGACTCCAGCTTCGGGCCCGCCGACGACCTGGCGCAGCGCGACGAGCTGCTGCTGATCACCGGCATCTCAGGCTCGGGCAAGAGCGTGGCCCTGCATGCGCTCGAAGACGCGGGCTACTTCTGTGTCGACAACCTGCCGCCGGAGCTCCTGCGCGACTTCGTCCACCTCGAGCGCGAGCACTCCACGCGCAGCGTGGCAGTGTCGGTCGACGTGCGCACCACCAGCAGCCTGCCGGCGCTGGTGCCGCTGATCGACCGGCTGCGCGAGGAAGGCATTCGCGTGCGGCCGATCTTCCTGGACGCCAGCACCGAGGCGCTGGTGCGCCGCTATTCGGAGAGCCGCCGCCCGCACCCGCTGACGGCGCCGCACGAGGCCGACAACGCCCGCGCGCTGATCGAGGCCATCGAACTCGAGCGCCAGCTGCTGACCGACCTGCGCGACATCTGCACCGTCATCGACACCAGCCAGCTGCGCCCGGCGCTGCTGCGCAAATGGGTCCGCCAGCTCGTCGGCGCGGGCGAGTCGGCGTTGACGCTGGTGTTCGAGAGCTTCGCCTTCAAGCACGGCGTGCCGCTGGACGCGGACTTCGTGTTCGACGTGCGCGTGTTGCCCAACCCGCACTACGTGCGCGAGCTACGCCCGATGTCGGGCCGCGACGCCCCGGTGGCCCAATGGCTGGCACAGCATCGCGAGGTGGGCGCGATGGTGGCGCAGATCCAACAGTTCATTGCAAACTGGCTGCCCAGCTTCGAGGACGATCAGCGCAGCTACCTCACGGTGGCCATCGGCTGCACGGGCGGGCAGCACCGCAGCGTCTATGCCGTGGAGACGCTGGCCCGCCACTTCTGCGGCCGCACCTCAACGCTGGTGCGCCATCGCGAGCTCGACGGGCGTGGCTGA